The Branchiostoma lanceolatum isolate klBraLanc5 chromosome 3, klBraLanc5.hap2, whole genome shotgun sequence DNA segment accaaactgggaaagcATAGACCCTAAATGTTCATTCTAACCCAAAACGCCTCCAAATTGGTCCAGAATTTTCAAGGAAAGCAAGAATTTCTAAGATGTTAAGGAGCCACTATAGATATCATGGTATTCCCAATTAGGTAGCTcaatgtgacgtcatcacaTCTGAGTGCTCATTCAGATagattttcaaaacgatcaatGCAAATACATTGTCTGCTTAatcctcaaacacccgaacctatttttgcgactaaaatgactcagcggggtcaaaaatgaccccaaaatgttttgttcagtaaaacctcCCCTTTCACTTATTTCACtgattgttatccatacattgcttcatcaatgtattaaagaggaatgttttgacatctttagatataaataattcccgttcattatcataatttatgcaaaaagatcagaaggatcacgtcttgaactattcctatctaGAACGGGAGAGGACTTTTGAGgaccatgccaaatttcatgttgcataactaatgaacggcttacgcgagagccaccaatcttggtggcttttcataaaatttcattaacaaaaatttcaaagtgataaagtgacttcatcgtttttcgtgttgccatagcaacgggtttttgataggcatattttacaaaatctgctaatttcagttcaaacaatgacgtttcgaggctttgttggcacgccaaatgtattttcttacattgctatcatcttatgtaatccaatgtaacttttatgattcaacattgatattttatgctgatttgatgacgtcatccgtcaaaagatggcggatagaatcacgtaaaattacgtcataatgacgtcatctgACGTCATTAcataaaacagcacattatttttgctggggtcaaaaatgaccccagcggactcaacacagactttcctgtataacgtcaacagtattgtagccatctccctagaaaattgtgagaggttagaaaagatatctactgacaaagtcacggaaggaattctttttcagatcaaacatgtttaaaTCGCACGTTAAAATACACGCCTGGgttcaaaaatgaccccactcgggtgtttgagggttaaaatcTATTCAGCTACATTTTCTAAGAGCAACATCAAACCAATATCATATCTAGCAAGCTTTTGTATGAGATATGTTATCGGAATATTTTGTCCGCTTGTCAACATCAACAACCAAAAATCTCAAAAACACACAATTGCTAGTTTGGCCCTAAAAGAATAAGACAAATTTAGTTTGCAATTTAGACAAATTTCACCTTGTAACTGATCATTAATTTGACATACTACTTTGATGCATACAAATAAAAACTATCTATAATGCTAGTAAAGATCATGGTAAAAGAATGACAATGATATTGACAATGGATATATATTGACAACTTCGATGAAATAATGAAATCAAATATTCAACTTTTGCATCCTGGAAATAACTCTGTTTCATTAACAGGAGACTTTCGAGGGTACATGGTGAAGAAGTCTGTGACATCAAGCAAAACTTCATGTTCGCGAAGGTACACAAAGCAGGAGGCACAACAACGACCTGCATCTTCCAACGCTTCGGGTACGAACATAACCTGACTTTCGTTCTGCCTGTGGCCAAGACTGACGTCGGTTGGCCCAACTTCTTAAAACAAGAAGACTTCATACCATCGGCGGACGGTACTTATAACGTGCTAGTTGATCACACAGTTTACCATAGGCAGTTGTTGGGCCATCTCATGCCTCCTGAcactgtgtacatctctatACTGAGACATCCACTGGCTCAGCTCCGCTCAGTTTTCAACTGGTATCACCTTGCAAAAAAATTCCAGGGGTTAAAAGGACCAGATCCAGTTGCGTCATTTCTTGTAAACCCAAAGAAATTCCAAATTCCTTacgcaaatacatgtacaatacatgcaCCATATACCCTTGCAAAGAATTTCATGGCGTACGACCTTGGCTTCCCTCTCGGACTTTCCGATGACCAATTGTCTGTTGATGAGTTTATCCAAAAGATGTCCCGAGAGATCGATTTGGTTCTTATCTTAGAACATTTCCCCGAATCTCTCGTCTTGCTGAGGCGGATGATGTGCTGGACCTTAAAAGACATTCTTTACAACGTCGTACCCAAAAATCTCCGGAGATATCGCAAACCGACAGCAAACTCTCCAACACTAATACGAATGCACCAACAGTGGAGCAATGTGGATTATCAGTTGTACGATTACTTCAACGCGACACTTTGGCGGAAGATTCAACAAGAAGACCAAGACTTTCACCAAgaagtccgccattttgaaaaggtaCTTCAGTCGACGACCACTTATTGTACCAATGCAATCATTAAAGTACCCGTGATTACCAAGACAGTAAACGCAACAGAGACAATCAACGGGACATCTCCAGGCACGacgaatgaaagaaagaagaaggcGGTTCTTACTTGGGGAGTTAATGAGACAGCTGGCATCCTAACTATACCAAGAACAGCTTGGCATGACGAGTTCGACGTAGATCCTAGCCTGTGTCTGAAACTCAAAATGGAGTGGCTTGACTGGGCACATGTTTTGAGGGCAAAACACAAAATGCCAGCAAACGTTTCGGCCGCGGTCAGAGGCGCCATCGAATACCGAAAACCAATAACTGTAGATGAAAATCTTATGAGAATGTTTCACATTGATTGAAAACATCATGAAGTTATTTGGAAAATGCCTTGTGGTATATAATAAAGCTATAACTGTGTTATACATATAACTAGGACTAATATCAGTATAATGATGCAATTCTGAGAATATGTTGGACTCTatgtcaactttatttcatatgtCTAAGGAGTGTAAGAACGATACGCAGACAGGAATATTATTCCGTAATGCATAGCGATAAAATAAATGTATCGCTGTGTAAATAAAGTGGTCTAAAACACGTGTGAATAACTATAATCTTTTAATCTATTTCTATTTCGTTGTGTATGTATGGAAATCTTTCAATATGCTGATGTTCCCTGTTTGTGATCGACAGGTAATAAACGTTGTTGCTGATGAAGTCAGGAGCCCGAGAGTGGAGCATGTTATGTGTGAAATGGTTACATTATATTCTATCAAGAATTCTAATTACAATCTCACGACATATAAGATGTCTATATTTTCTAAGAAAAGTGCAACAAGTCTAGAAACCTGTTTGCCTGCTTATAACTGTAATATATATCAGTTGGGTAATCAGGTAATGAGCGTTGACCGCGAGCTGTGGAATACTTCCGGGTCATATGATTGTGTTTCCTGTCAGTAAGGATATGGTCAGCTCGGTGTGCAGTTGTCTTTTCGCCCTTAATCACATGCTCCACCAGATCTACGCTACGGTTTAAGTTCTTTCTAATTAACCATAACGGTGGTCTCTGTTGTCTGTGTTCTTCTTGATAAGCTGGCACAGATCAAACAGGTAACGGCGATCCCTGTAAAAAAATGAGACATCAGTTGAGTTGGTGTTGTCAACTGTAATGAAAGCAGAGTCATTACCCAATTAACAGACAACCGAGTATGGCCTCACGGTTGTGACCTGCTGTATAGAATGATAATTGAAAGGATCCTCTGCCTCACATGATAGAATCTTGTCTTTTCAAGTAATTGATGATGAAGTCATTTTGATATAGGGGATGATGATAGCTGAATGGATTATACATTAAGCAAACACGATCCTAAGATGCCGAACTATATGAATTCACCATCTTTGACGTTTACAAATATTTTAgtaccttcatcatcatcatcatcattgagcAACGGCGCTGGTGCACTGGCCTGTGATCCATCCTACTCACTATTGCTGACCAgccctcagccaatcagatacgcTCCTTCTTGTTGTTGGAAGTTACCAACCAATCACGTTCTCTCTTGACCGTACGTGGCGATGTGATAGGTTGGCAACTTTACTTCCAACAACAGGAGGGGGAGTATCCGATTGACTCAGTGAGAAGAACGGATCGCACGCCGAGACGCCAGGGCCCTAATTATTTGAGATGCACTAAAGGCGGGGCAAGTTTCCGTCTCACAAACAGTCGTTGCCATTTAAAACGCCCACGGTCGACGCCACATCGCAGAACGGTAGCTTCCATTACAGACTACTTCCGGCCGTTTTCTTTACAAgttttaccattacattttttcttgttgcttcCCAGCCagccaaaagaaaaaaaatgtaatagtaaaactgtatcTTGCAAAAGGAAACAGACAGAAGAAGTCTGCAACGAACGCTAGCCGAACGCTGTTGTACATTCGTATTCGGAATGTTGCTTTTAGTACATTTTTGCCTCTTGTCAGCCCCCCTTAAGATACGGTCGGATATGACATCAACCTGTGAGTATTATGGTATCGACCGTTTCAAACGTTTCAAATAGCAACGACCATTTGCGCGACGCAAGACTGAAGCGGCATGAACAGAGGCTTGTGCTCTTCCAACGTACCTCTTCCCTGTGCTGACGTCACTGGATCCCACGCATGTAGTAGCCGGAGGGAGAGGTGAAGTTCAAGTCGTCATTCCAGTCGTTGGTTTGGGGGGTCGTCAGGCAGCTGTACACGTGATagcctatgcataaccttcttggcgaaggcaataaACCCTTTCATCTCAATCTCAACCTGTACCCTGTATAATGCCATCTTCCTATCACACATCACATACACCTGCACAGCATGGGAAGCTGCCCCCGACCAGGAcctacagaaaattcaaagtatacagaatcgggctggaaaactgatactaaaGGCCCCATACAGGACACCATCAACCGAAGTGCTCTCACGGTTGAGTTGGAAAGACATTAaagtaacacaccagcactacaatgccgtacaaaTCTATAAAGCCCTAAaaacaaactgccaccctacatgcgccagatgtttgtgtactgcagagaccaaagtacacggacaaccagacaaagcacaagcagtcaacTGGTTGTCCctaaacccaagcgagagaccttcagaaaatcggtagcctaccgcggaccaaatgtctggaacagcctaccgccagacacacgtacggctccgaatctgacttcctttaagagttaaagtaacggaaatgaacaaaacgaacggacacggactatGAACCAGCTTGCGCCCTACTATATGTCGTATGTTGTAGCGATTGTATATTATTGTACCATTAATATGTAATGatgtatgttgatagagttattaggactcaaatgactgtgtatctctgttttattgtatctgacccttacctcttccctcatgacctcaatgaaaagcggcctgcgtgccgatttgagcttatcatgaattgacaaaggttcaaacaaacaaacaaaacatgaccGCACCCTAAGAAGCCTTGACATGGCAAAGAATAATGAGTAGAGAATGTGGACTTGTTTGAACCTTCATGCCTTAGTGCACACAAGGAAGTGTaatctgattaaacctccttggtgcacAGACTAGCTTTTGACGCTCAGTAGCTTGACGCTTTTAGCGCTCAGTCATCTGTGAACCCGAGTCCACTGCTTCCACGAGAGTTGAGACTTACTCAGAGACATCTTGGTGACACAACTAGCAGCAACAGCTCACAAAATCCTGAGATTATACAAAGAAGAAGGAAACGTGGTGAATTCTAAGGTACGAAAAGTAGCATTTGTTCGTTTTTGTCCAAGTATAACATAGGAGAAAATTTCATAGGAGAAAGTTTGGGTGTGGTAGAAACATGTCGGACCAGCGTCAAAATTCACGGAAACAAAGATGGTACACGGCCTTGCAAACGCTACTCGTGTCTTGAGAAGGTAGACGAACAGAACGGTCGTTTTCGGTACAACTGTTAGAGTAGTTGATCTTCAGCTCTCTGGGTAATGGTACAAAAACGTGTTGAGGCTTTCGAGAAATTATATGGTGTACTAACGCTAATGcatgtctatctgtgtgtgtttcctggTTTTTCTGGTCAGTATAACTAATAAGAACCTATGGATGGAACAAAAAAAATAGCGTTGAAGCCTCTGATGGAGTTTTAGGCGCAAACTGACAGGAGAGACACCGCAAACTAAGCGCTGATAGTCCGCCATCTTTCGGAGCTAAGTTATGCTATGTGCCAACAATTTGCAAGGCGACAGCTTCGGCGCCCGGACATACTTCCCGGACATACTTTGTTTCCACACCAGAACGGCCGATTACCATCTCTGTCACGGGTTCCAGTATCTAGATCTTGACATagcatgtttaaaaaaacacgcAAATAACTGAAAATCTTTGTGTCACTAGGATTGTACATGGTAAAGACATGATGGCCCATACGTCAGGATTGACTGCGACATCGTACAGCTATATCTTGGTGTGTCTCCTCGCCTATGTGGGGTTCTGCTGTTTCATGGCAACCATGTATACGGATGAAACCTCACTGTCCATCAGGACACCACTTCATAAGATGCCCAACAGGTGAGCTACTGTCAGTTCTGGCCATATAAGACCCGGATAAGTTACACTGAAACAAGACCTTATGACTGgttttcccagtcctatcgttagtcactgacgaaagacagcgtatgctgtctgaaacgtctgactgtttcaaaattctatccagtttcttgggtaactatttttggcgtacctcATGGAATCACTTGCACACATTTAAATCTTTAAAACATTCTTCTCCAGCAGAAAGTTACTAGGGTCTACTTAGTAACCATACACGGAAAAAAAGGGGGTTGTTCACGTCAAATAAACTCCTAGAACAGCTGACAACTAGCAAACAACCTGTCTTTTACCCGAGTTTCTCCTCTGTCCGTCCCCTCTGGGTATGGAATACCTTACAGATCTGATCTGTCCTTATGCCAACTAGACTGGTCAACTTACAAAATGttgaccaaactgggaaagcttagaccctaaaTGTTCATTCTAACCCCAAACGCCTCCAAATTGGACCAATATTTTCAAGGAAAGAAAGATTTCCAACCATGTTAAGTAGGCATTATACAAATAATGTATTCCAAATTTAGGTTCTGTGCTGCGTATCTTAATATGACGTAAGCACATCTTAGCGCCCATTCagatcaattttcaaaatgatcaaTGCAAATACATTGTCTACTTAGAACCTATTTTACCTACATTTGCCAAGAATTACTTCAAACCTATATCATATCTTGTAAGCTTGTATGAGATATgttattgaaatattttgtcAGCTGGTCAACAAAAATAACTCGCAAAAACACACAATTGCTACTTGGGCCATAAAAGAATAAGACACATTCAGCTTGTAATTTAGAAAATCTTTTTGCCTTGTAATGGATCATCAGTTTGACACAATACTTTATTGGCAAACAAATTACAAGAAATGTATGCAAATATAATCTACCTATGATGCTAGTAAAGATCATGGTAAaggaatgataatgatattgacaATGTACAATTTTGATCCAACAATGAAATTAAATAGTTTGTAAGGAATCCAACTTTCGCACTATAGAAGTAACTCCGTTTTCATCTAATTAACAGGAGATTTTCGGGTGAACATGGTGAAGAAATCTGTGACATCAAACATAACTTCATGTTCGTGAAAGTGCACAAAGCAGGAGGTACAACAACAACTTGCATCTTCCAACGCTTCGGGTACGAACACAACCTGACGTTCGTTCTGCCTGTGGTCAAGACTGACGTCGGCTGGCCCAACTTCTTAAAACAAGAAGACTTCATACCATCGGCGGACGGTACTTATAACGTGCTAGTTGATCACACAGTTTACCATAGGCAGTTGTTGGACCATCTCATGCCTCCTGATACTGTGTACATCTCTATACTGAGACATCCACTGGCTCAGCTTCGCTCAGTTTTCAACTGGTATCACCTTGCAAAAAAATTCCAGGGGTTAAAAGGACCAGATCCAGTTGCGTCATTTCTTGAAAACCCCAAGAAATTCCAAATTCCTTACGCCCATGCAAAACATGCACCATATACCCATGCAAAGAATTTCATGGCGTACGATCTTGGCTTCCCCCTCGGACTTTCCGATGACCAATCGTCTGTTGATGAGTTTATCCAAAAGATTTCCCGAGAGATCGATTTGGTTCTTATCTTAGAACATTACGCCGAATCTCTCGTCTTGCTGAGACGGATGATGTGCTGGACCTTAAAAGACATTCTTTACAACGTCGTACCCAAAAATGGTCGGAGATATCGAAAACCGACAACAAACACTACAACACTAATACAAATGCACCGACAGTGGAGCAATGTAGATTATCAGTTGTACGATTACTTCAACGCGACGCTTTGGCGGAAGATTCAACAAGAAGACCAAGACTTTCACCAAgaagtccgccattttgaaaaggtaCTTCAGTCGACGACCACTTATTGTACCAATGCAATCATTAAATTACCAGTCATTACCAACACAGTAAATGCAACAGAGACAATAAACGGGACATCTTCAGGCACGACGAATGAAAGAAATAAGACGGCGGTTCTTACTTGGGGAGTTAATGAGACAGCTGGTATCCTAACCATACCAAGAACAGCTTGGCATGACGAGTTTGACGTAAATCCGAGCCTGTGTCTGAAACTCAAAATGGAGTGGCTTGACTGGGCACATGTTTTGAAGACGAAACACAAAATGCCAGCTAACGTTTCGGCCACAGTCGTCAAATACCCAAAACCAAAAACTCTAGATGAAAATCTTATGATGAGAATGTTTCACATTGATTGAAAACATCATGAAGTTATTTGGAAAATACCTTGTGGTATATAACAAAGCTATTGCTGTGTTATAGCTAGGTCTAATATCAGTATAATGATGCAATTCTAAGAAGATGTTGGACTCTATCGCcaactttatttcatatgtCTAAGGAGTGTAAGAACGATATGCAGACTAGAATATTATACTTCGTAATGCATAGATATCAATATAAATGTATCGCTGCGTAAATTAAGTGGTTTAAGAAAGGGGTCAATAACTATAATCTTTTaatttgtttctattttgttgcgTGTGTATGGAAATCTTTCAATATGCGGGTTTTGCTGTTTTTGATTTTTTGAATGTTACTGTTGATGAAGTCAGGAACCGAAGAGTGGAAcatgtaatgtgtgaaatggTTACATTATATTCTATCAAGAATTCTAACTACAATCTCACGCCATATAAGATGTCTATATTTTCTAAGAAAAGTGCAACAAGTCTACAACCCTGTGCCTGCTTATGATTGTAATTTTTCCCAGTTGGGTAATAAGGTAATGAGCGTTGACCTCGAGCTATATATGGAATACTTCCGGGTCATACGATTGTGCTTTCCTGTCAGCAAGGATACGGTCAGCTCGGTGTGCGGAGTTGTTTTTTCGCCCTAAGTCAAGCTCCACCTGATCCACGATGATCCTCAGATAGCGTGGATCAACTTAAGTTCATGCTAATTAACCATAACGGTCCCTTTCGTTTGTGTTCTTCTTGAAAAGCTGGCACAGATCAAACTGGTAACGGCGGTCcctgtaaaaagaaaataattattAAATCATTGTTTAATCAAGCTGGTGTCCTCAATTGCAATAAAATCAGTCATCAACCAATTATCAGACAATCGTGTATAGTTGTATGATTGTAGGCTGCTGCCTAGAATGAGAATTAAGAGGATTCTCAGCTATTACAATCTGCCTTACATGATAGAATGTTGCCTTCATCTTTTCAAGTCATTGAAGTCATTTTGATATAGGGGATGATTATAGTTGAACGCCATTAACATCAAGCAAATATGATCCTCAGGGGCTGAACTATATGCATTCGCCATCTTTGacctttatcatcatcatcatcatcatcatcatcatcatcatcatcatcatcatcatcatcatcatcatcattgagcAACGGCGCTGGTGCACTGGTCTGTTATCCATCATTCTCATTGCCCTATTGCTGGCCAGCCCTCATACAGATATTCCCCTTTCTTGTTCTTGGAAAGTTATTAACCAATCACGTTCTTTCTTGACCGTTCGCAGCGATGTGATAGGTTGGCAACTTTCTTTCCaacaaagggggggggggggatatccGACTGTCTTTCCTCAAGTTGCCATTTTTACGATACTGTCGTACATTTTTAATTGAAATGTTACTTTTGATACGTTTTTGCCTCTTGTTAGACACCATACAACCACCCCCTTCCCAAGTTACGATACGCTCCGATATCACATCGACCGGTCAGCGATATGTTATCGACCGTTTCAAACGTttcaaatggcaacgaccgtttgCGAGACGTAAAACTGTAGCGCCATGAATTGAGGCCAGATGCTTCCCTGTCCAACGTACCTCTTCCCTGTGCTGACGTCACCATGGACCCCACGCATGTAGTAGCCGGAGGGAGAGGCGAAGTTCAAGTCGTCATTCCACTCGTTGGTTTGGGGAGTCGTCAGGCAGTTGTACACGAGATATGAAGAACCGGGCTTGCAACACTTTACCTTCCATCGCCTGTCGTTTCGGTCGTCCCTGAAAGTGCTAGAAAagaagaaatcgaagatctgACACCAATACTACACCAAGAGTTTTTAATGATTTTCAATTAACTCCGGAAAGTAGGGTCACCTCCTGAAGGAATATTGTAATTAGTTGGTATCCATCACAAACTCCTGATTTTCCGGTGACTGTGTCCTGTGCATGGCCGCAGTGACAATTTTGCCACCGGAAGCTCTGCTTGGGGATTAGCAAACTCTGACGAACTTGTGCCTGTCTCAGAAAGAGGAGCCAAACCCAGtaagacaaacacaatatgGCCAAAAACAACATGGAAAAAACAGTAAGCTGCAATATCAAAGAACTTAGGATTTTGGAGAGGAATagggaatgagtgagtgagtgagtgagtgagtgagtgagtgagtgagtgtgtgtgtgtgtgtgcgtgcgtgtgtctgtgtgtgtgtccgtgagTGAGTGAATTAGCGAGTGCGAGGGTGCGCGTGTGAATGAATTGGTGGGGAGCGAGTGGGGGTGAGTGAGTGTTTAAGTGAGTGGGTCACTGTGAGCGAGTGTGAATGGGCTtgcgtgagtgagtgggtgggtcaCGGTGAGTCGACATTACAACCACATACCTGTAAAACCCGGTAACGAGACTGTTGAACGGACATTGGAACGTCATGAATCCTCCGAAGTCATTGATGTAAGGTGACCAGAAGCACTCCTTCAACTCGCCACCACTGTTCGCCTTACAACGAAACGTCCAGGCACGGTCGGACGGGGAGCTGCAGTAGCTGCTTGTAACTGATGAAATTGTTTGATTTTCCTCACATTCGAATGTGAAGGGATCCCTACGAGATAGAATacgtcatcatcgtcatcatcatcatcattgcagTTTCTGTTAAGTAGAGATCAAAATTTTCCAGTAGTAAAATGAatacataagaaaaatgtccaaGATGTCCAAAATGACTAATATACTGGTGGACGTATCAACTACTACGCTTCTAATTTAttatccatttatttatttatttctgttttctttatacagggtagaCGCGCTCTGTGCTAAACACACTGCTTTACAGGCGTGACCTGTGTTATCGGTTGATTCGAATGATGTGAATAAGTTGGTATGTTAGCTTTTCATATTTCTAACAACCCATcgtaaaaactgtacatagttAAGGGAGGTACAGACCATTCCCTGCGCACGTAAGTTTATCTTTCGAATAACTGAATAACATATTTTAGGCAGCAACAAATAGGCATGCCCTCAAGTACCAGAATcatcaacccagaattgaggtgttaattttgttcaaaatttcGTTTTTCTGTCGTAAACTCGTTGCCATCGAGTACTGTAGGATCACCCTCATtaagtagctttaaacaacgtttGCAGCTAAATGTGCACAGGTCGTTCAGAGCCTGCGATGCTGGTGTTACgatgaagggcggttataccggctaaacagatacagaaactgatgtgttacgccgaaggagCGGTACCGGTAATATCGGTTATACGGATACAGAGGCCAGTTACGGTGTTACGCCGTagggcggttatacctgctatacaTATACGAATAGAAGCTGTTTGGAAGATGTGCCCCACTTGTCAAATAACTTATAtgcccagtggggcaaaaatgtacaataaaggtcttcattcattcattcattcattcactccttTCCTTTGTCCattcctagcctccgttgcaggctctgacgcggctttttttggggggggggcaaaataatatgttttgcagccagcccgtaaccatcaaccaaccctgtaactaatagCCACCTAGctgggctggctgcaaaacatattattttgcccccccccccccccaaaaaaagccgcgtcagagcctgcaacggaggctagtctaTTCCTACCTTACGAGAGAAACTGAAACTTTAGAATGGACAGGGACAATCAAGATGATAACATAGGACACAATACGTAACATATATATCACATACATATATCTGGCAAAGGTGTTCTTATCGTAGCTTACAGTCTCTCACTATAAAAGTCAAGTAAGTACGAAGCGAACTGTTCATCGTCTCGGTTTGTTCATTATAGTTGGCGAAGCTGGTTTATAATATGACCCAGAAAAAAGTATACCCATACTTAGTTAAAGGGTACATTGGGTTGCATTTTACATACTTAgaattttgatatttcattcGTTGAACTTCTAATGTTTACATTTGtatcggtataaccgcccttcagcgtaaaaCACCATGTGTATGAGAGGTTTGTAATGTGTCTATTACGCGGTTAGCATTTCTTTAACAGGTTGTAACAAAACTATTCCTATATTTTTTCACACCACAATACCGATCAATTAGAATGATCACATATATCTGTACCTTTCTTAAAATCTAAAAAGACCGAAAGTAATTCtctgtggtaaatcaaaatacagACCAACAGACAAACCACATCATTACTTTCTGCTCACCCGAATTCAGTCTCGCTCCCGGTTGTGCTGCAGACTTCCCTCGGGGCCGAGGTGGTTCCTAGGCCGGTAGAAGTTCCTAAGCCGACGTCGGTAGTTGCTCCCACGACATGGCGGCGGGCTCGACTACGAGGATGACTCGACTCTAGACCTCCTTTCCCTACTCTCACAGACGGGACCGCATTAGCGACGGCAAGAAGGATCAACATGCCAGACGTAATCAACATTTTGAGACAAGTTTGTATCTTTTTTCCAAACAAAGAGATTTTTATATAGAACTCTAATATGTCGGTTGGGCGATTCTATGTCATGAAATGATGTTATATAGATTAAACCCTGTTCTATATGCGCTAGTGTTCGTGCTTTATACAATGGCCGGATGTCAGCAAATTGTACCATTCAACATTTTGGTGGTTATTTTGAGACTGTGCAGGACTGTCTACTTGTGATAACGATAAAACACTTCCCCACACATCCGTACTGTTTTGTTTCATTGGCGTCGTAATATGGGAAATGGGAAGTGGGTTTGAGTCGCCAGAGTCTAATGTgggtacgaggggtga contains these protein-coding regions:
- the LOC136431165 gene encoding galactose-3-O-sulfotransferase 2-like, which produces MMAHTSGLTATSYSYILVCLLAYVGFCCFMATMYTDETSLSIRTPLHKMPNRRFSGEHGEEICDIKHNFMFVKVHKAGGTTTTCIFQRFGYEHNLTFVLPVVKTDVGWPNFLKQEDFIPSADGTYNVLVDHTVYHRQLLDHLMPPDTVYISILRHPLAQLRSVFNWYHLAKKFQGLKGPDPVASFLENPKKFQIPYAHAKHAPYTHAKNFMAYDLGFPLGLSDDQSSVDEFIQKISREIDLVLILEHYAESLVLLRRMMCWTLKDILYNVVPKNGRRYRKPTTNTTTLIQMHRQWSNVDYQLYDYFNATLWRKIQQEDQDFHQEVRHFEKVLQSTTTYCTNAIIKLPVITNTVNATETINGTSSGTTNERNKTAVLTWGVNETAGILTIPRTAWHDEFDVNPSLCLKLKMEWLDWAHVLKTKHKMPANVSATVVKYPKPKTLDENLMMRMFHID